A region of Piscinibacter gummiphilus DNA encodes the following proteins:
- a CDS encoding NAD(P)H-dependent oxidoreductase, whose protein sequence is MNHLTYFASATRPAETCVVGSGGFGRSFLAQARRIPLVNARVAVDREAAIAVAALHSIGIPAEQIAVCTTRTEAVAAWDRGQYIAAADVALLTDLPLDLLIEATGHPEAGARHARLAIEAGWHVALASKEVDSVIGPELARQAQARGKVVTPVDGDQPSLLIGLITWAQTLGLEIVAAGKSSEYDFVFDAAAESIDSNGRTAAVPGFGALWDLADGHVPSLAAARSTACAALPQRAVPDLCELQVVANSTGLAPDTPALHAPIARITEVPTMFAPVSEGGIMEKAASLDVFHCLRAPGEVSLAGGVFVIVRCDDAETWDLLLGKGHVLSRDGRRAMMYIPRHLLGLEAATSVLDAVVHARSTGAQQPRPTLDLVVRATRNLLAGSVLEMGGHHHSIDGTAAELVPAAPLGAGVPVPFYLAANRRLVRDVAAGQAICFDDIEVEAHSELLALRRQQDAAFFPG, encoded by the coding sequence ATGAATCACCTGACCTATTTCGCGTCCGCCACTCGCCCCGCCGAGACCTGTGTCGTGGGCAGCGGCGGGTTCGGCCGCAGTTTCCTGGCCCAGGCGCGGCGCATTCCGCTGGTCAACGCACGGGTCGCGGTGGACCGTGAAGCCGCCATCGCGGTGGCCGCATTGCATTCAATCGGCATTCCGGCGGAGCAGATCGCCGTCTGCACGACCCGCACCGAAGCCGTGGCCGCCTGGGACCGCGGCCAGTACATCGCCGCCGCCGACGTCGCCCTCCTCACCGACCTCCCGCTCGACCTGCTGATCGAGGCCACGGGCCATCCCGAAGCGGGTGCCCGCCACGCGCGCCTCGCGATCGAGGCCGGCTGGCACGTGGCGCTGGCGTCCAAGGAAGTCGACAGTGTCATCGGCCCCGAACTCGCCCGCCAGGCCCAGGCCCGCGGCAAGGTGGTCACGCCGGTCGACGGCGACCAGCCATCGCTGCTGATCGGCCTGATCACGTGGGCGCAGACGCTGGGCCTCGAGATCGTCGCTGCCGGCAAGTCGAGCGAATACGACTTCGTGTTCGACGCCGCCGCCGAGTCGATCGACAGCAACGGCCGCACGGCGGCGGTGCCCGGCTTCGGCGCGTTGTGGGACCTGGCCGATGGCCACGTGCCCTCGCTCGCCGCCGCCCGGTCCACGGCATGCGCGGCGCTGCCGCAGCGCGCGGTGCCCGACCTGTGCGAACTGCAGGTCGTCGCCAACAGCACGGGCCTCGCGCCCGACACCCCGGCGCTGCACGCTCCCATCGCCCGCATCACCGAAGTCCCGACGATGTTCGCGCCGGTGTCGGAAGGCGGCATCATGGAAAAGGCCGCGTCGCTCGACGTGTTCCACTGCCTGCGCGCGCCGGGCGAGGTGAGCCTCGCCGGGGGTGTGTTCGTGATCGTGCGGTGCGATGATGCGGAGACGTGGGACCTGCTCCTGGGCAAGGGCCACGTGCTGAGCCGCGATGGCCGCCGCGCCATGATGTACATCCCTCGTCACCTGCTGGGCCTGGAAGCCGCCACGAGTGTGCTCGACGCGGTGGTGCACGCGCGCTCCACCGGCGCCCAGCAGCCGCGCCCGACCCTCGACCTCGTCGTGCGCGCCACGCGGAACCTGCTGGCCGGCAGCGTGCTCGAAATGGGGGGGCACCACCACAGCATCGACGGCACGGCCGCCGAACTGGTGCCCGCCGCGCCGCTCGGCGCCGGCGTGCCGGTGCCGTTCTACCTCGCCGCGAACCGGCGCCTCGTGCGCGACGTGGCCGCGGGCCAGGCCATCTGCTTCGACGACATCGAGGTCGAGGCCCACTCCGAACTCCTCGCGCTGCGCCGCCAGCAGGACGCCGCCTTCTTCCCCGGGTGA
- a CDS encoding Bug family tripartite tricarboxylate transporter substrate binding protein produces MTFSRFAPFAAIALAATSLSATAAGWQPNRPVEFIVTAGPGGGTDQFARVIQSVVQKYKLMPVSVIVTNKSGGAGTEALVYAKSAKGDPNKLVFSTNLAYLMPMITKVGYSTDDIVPVAILAADEFLLWANADAPYKNAKDLLDAARAKNGTFMMGGAQSRDTDHILTRQIEKATGVKLTYVPFKSGGEVAVQLSGGHIGANVNNPSENVSHWRAGKVRPLCVFAKQRLPIKAKVTSDMGFGDVPTCKEQGIAVDEFRMPRTVWTVAGTTPEQVKYYENLMAQVRSKPEFREWLERGLQSDLYLTGAPLRSYIANDMAKHKVQFSEDGWLLKD; encoded by the coding sequence ATGACCTTCTCCCGATTCGCCCCCTTCGCCGCCATCGCCCTGGCCGCGACCTCGCTGTCCGCCACCGCGGCGGGCTGGCAGCCGAACCGCCCGGTCGAGTTCATCGTCACGGCCGGCCCCGGCGGCGGCACCGACCAGTTCGCCCGCGTGATCCAGTCGGTGGTGCAGAAGTACAAGCTGATGCCGGTGTCGGTCATCGTCACGAACAAGAGCGGTGGCGCCGGCACCGAGGCGCTCGTCTACGCGAAGTCGGCCAAGGGCGATCCGAACAAGCTCGTGTTCTCGACGAACCTCGCCTACCTGATGCCGATGATCACGAAGGTGGGCTACAGCACCGACGACATCGTGCCGGTGGCCATCCTCGCGGCCGACGAGTTCCTGCTGTGGGCCAACGCCGACGCGCCGTACAAGAACGCGAAGGACCTGCTCGACGCGGCCCGTGCGAAGAACGGCACGTTCATGATGGGCGGCGCCCAGTCCCGCGACACCGACCACATCCTCACCCGCCAGATCGAGAAGGCCACTGGCGTGAAGCTCACGTACGTGCCGTTCAAGTCCGGTGGTGAAGTGGCGGTGCAGCTGTCCGGCGGCCACATCGGCGCCAACGTGAACAACCCGTCCGAGAACGTGTCGCACTGGCGCGCCGGCAAGGTGCGTCCGCTGTGCGTGTTCGCGAAGCAGCGCCTGCCCATCAAGGCCAAGGTCACCAGCGACATGGGCTTCGGCGACGTGCCCACCTGCAAGGAGCAGGGCATCGCCGTCGACGAGTTCCGCATGCCGCGCACCGTGTGGACGGTGGCGGGCACCACGCCCGAGCAGGTCAAGTACTACGAGAACCTGATGGCCCAGGTGCGCTCGAAGCCCGAGTTCCGCGAGTGGCTCGAACGCGGCCTGCAGAGCGACCTGTACCTGACCGGCGCCCCGCTGCGTTCGTACATCGCCAACGACATGGCCAAGCACAAGGTGCAGTTCAGCGAAGACGGCTGGCTGCTGAAGGACTGA
- a CDS encoding tripartite tricarboxylate transporter TctB family protein: MSIQRQRMEVAVAAILAAFSGAVILGSLQLAHGWGATGPESGYFPLRLGALLMIVSVLLLVQAVRKPVEGAFATGEQLRRTASMFVPTALLVAAMPFTGLYVAACVYLVYMARTHGGFPWWKSLLLGVGSTAVFFGVFELWFGVPLVKGPLETWLGY; the protein is encoded by the coding sequence ATGTCGATCCAACGCCAACGCATGGAGGTCGCGGTCGCGGCCATCCTGGCCGCCTTCTCGGGCGCCGTGATCCTCGGCAGCCTGCAGCTGGCGCACGGGTGGGGGGCCACGGGCCCCGAGTCCGGCTACTTCCCGCTGCGCCTCGGCGCGCTGCTGATGATCGTCAGCGTGCTGCTGCTGGTGCAGGCCGTGCGCAAGCCGGTCGAGGGCGCGTTCGCCACCGGCGAGCAGCTGCGCCGCACGGCCTCGATGTTCGTGCCCACCGCGCTGCTGGTGGCCGCGATGCCCTTCACCGGCCTGTACGTGGCGGCGTGCGTGTACCTCGTCTACATGGCGCGCACGCACGGCGGCTTCCCGTGGTGGAAGTCCCTCCTGCTGGGCGTCGGCTCGACGGCCGTGTTCTTCGGCGTGTTTGAGCTGTGGTTCGGCGTGCCGCTCGTCAAGGGCCCGCTCGAGACGTGGCTCGGCTACTGA
- a CDS encoding tripartite tricarboxylate transporter permease codes for MLEQLQHLAGGFETAFSIYHIALMVGGVLLGILVGVLPGLGAPNGVTLLLPLTFTMDPVSAIILLSSMYWGALFGGSTTSILFNIPGEPSSVATTFDGHPMARHGDAAKALATAFLSAGFGALAGVIVVTLIANTIADFALKFSPPEYFAVYLLTFCSYVGMSGGAALKTMASLLIGLSLATVGMDTVSGEMRLTGGADSLVGGVSFLAAVVGLFGIGELLVTVEEGLKFDGLKAKMSWRVVWQTAKEMPRHAVTLVRSTLIGCWMGITPGGPTAASFMSYGIAKRFSKKRANFGKGEPEGVVAPEAADHSAGVSALLPMLALGVPGSATAAVMMGGLMIWGLQPGPMLFIEQTDFVWGLIASMYMANVVAVVLVLGTIPLFAAILRAPFAIIGPLIIVVCLIGAYTIGGKMFDVYLALGFGVIGYVFKKLDYPIAPLILAMVLGDKSEDAFRQSMLLSEGSLGVFFGNGLVGTITVLALALLAWGTCGGLFSRRRAAVPV; via the coding sequence ATGCTCGAACAACTCCAACACCTGGCCGGCGGCTTCGAGACCGCCTTCAGCATCTATCACATCGCCTTGATGGTGGGCGGTGTGCTGCTCGGCATCCTCGTCGGCGTGCTGCCCGGCCTCGGCGCCCCGAACGGCGTCACGCTGCTGCTGCCGCTCACGTTCACGATGGACCCGGTCTCGGCCATCATCCTGCTGTCGTCGATGTACTGGGGCGCGCTCTTCGGCGGCTCCACCACGTCCATCCTCTTCAACATCCCCGGCGAACCCTCGTCGGTGGCCACCACGTTCGACGGCCACCCGATGGCACGCCACGGCGACGCCGCGAAGGCCCTGGCCACCGCGTTCCTGTCGGCGGGCTTCGGCGCGCTGGCCGGGGTGATCGTCGTCACGCTGATCGCCAACACCATCGCCGACTTCGCGCTGAAGTTCAGCCCGCCCGAGTACTTCGCGGTGTACCTGCTGACCTTCTGCAGCTACGTGGGCATGAGCGGCGGCGCCGCGCTCAAGACGATGGCCTCGCTGCTGATCGGCCTGTCGCTCGCCACGGTGGGCATGGACACGGTCTCGGGCGAGATGCGCCTGACCGGTGGTGCCGATTCGCTCGTGGGCGGGGTCTCGTTCCTCGCCGCGGTGGTGGGCCTCTTCGGCATCGGCGAACTGCTGGTGACGGTGGAGGAGGGCCTGAAGTTCGACGGCCTGAAGGCGAAGATGAGCTGGCGCGTCGTGTGGCAGACCGCGAAGGAGATGCCGCGCCACGCCGTGACCCTCGTGCGCTCCACGCTGATCGGCTGCTGGATGGGCATCACGCCGGGCGGTCCCACCGCCGCGTCGTTCATGTCGTACGGCATCGCCAAGCGCTTCTCGAAGAAGCGCGCCAACTTCGGCAAGGGCGAACCGGAAGGGGTCGTGGCGCCGGAGGCGGCCGACCACTCGGCCGGCGTCTCCGCACTGCTGCCGATGCTCGCGCTCGGCGTGCCGGGCTCGGCCACGGCAGCCGTGATGATGGGCGGCCTGATGATCTGGGGCCTGCAGCCCGGCCCGATGCTGTTCATCGAACAGACCGACTTCGTCTGGGGCCTCATCGCCTCGATGTACATGGCCAACGTGGTGGCGGTGGTGCTGGTGCTCGGCACGATCCCGCTGTTCGCCGCGATCCTGCGCGCGCCGTTCGCGATCATCGGTCCGCTGATCATCGTGGTGTGCCTGATCGGCGCGTACACCATCGGCGGCAAGATGTTCGACGTGTACCTCGCGCTCGGCTTCGGTGTCATCGGCTATGTGTTCAAGAAGCTCGACTATCCGATCGCGCCGCTGATCCTCGCGATGGTGCTCGGCGACAAGTCGGAAGACGCGTTCCGCCAGTCGATGCTGCTGTCCGAAGGGTCGCTCGGCGTGTTCTTCGGCAACGGCCTCGTCGGCACGATCACCGTGCTCGCCCTCGCGCTGCTGGCCTGGGGCACGTGCGGCGGCCTGTTCTCGCGGCGCCGCGCGGCGGTGCCGGTCTGA
- the otnK gene encoding 3-oxo-tetronate kinase: MILGVIADDFTGASDIASMLVRAGLRTVQTIGLPDGPAPDADAVVVALKSRTAPVADAVRESLAALAWLRAAGAQRFYFKYCSTFDSTAEGNIGPVTDALMTALGTDITVMCPALPENGRTVYAGHLFVGDTLLSESGMRHHPLTPMTDANLLRVLQPQVPAGQGIGLVRHGTVAKGADAVRRELDTLRARGVRYAVTDAVDNADLKVLAEATSDLPLVTGGSGLALGLRAEAPRTDATSLPPVGGHAAVLSGSCSVATNAQVNDWIASGRPAYRIDAMQFGADGAPDPAEAALAWAAPRLAGGPVLIYATSTPDEVRAVQAHFGVEQAGVLVEDCLARVACGLVDLGVRRLVTAGGETSGAVVNALDVNQLRIGPTIDPGVPWTHAEQRGLLLAMKSGNFGTVDFFAKALGQVA, from the coding sequence ATGATCCTCGGTGTCATCGCCGACGACTTCACCGGCGCCTCCGACATCGCCAGCATGCTGGTGCGCGCCGGGCTGCGCACCGTGCAGACCATCGGCCTGCCCGACGGCCCGGCGCCCGATGCGGACGCGGTGGTGGTCGCGCTGAAGAGCCGCACCGCGCCCGTCGCCGACGCGGTGCGCGAGTCGCTCGCCGCGCTCGCGTGGCTGCGGGCCGCCGGTGCGCAGCGCTTCTACTTCAAGTACTGCTCCACGTTCGACTCCACGGCCGAAGGCAACATCGGCCCGGTGACCGACGCGCTGATGACGGCGCTGGGCACCGACATCACGGTGATGTGCCCGGCACTCCCCGAGAACGGCCGGACGGTCTACGCGGGTCACCTGTTCGTCGGCGACACGCTGCTGTCGGAGTCGGGCATGCGGCACCACCCACTCACGCCGATGACCGACGCCAACCTGCTGCGTGTGCTGCAGCCGCAGGTGCCGGCGGGCCAGGGCATCGGCCTCGTGCGGCACGGCACGGTCGCGAAGGGCGCCGACGCGGTGCGCCGCGAACTCGACACGTTGCGCGCCCGGGGCGTGCGCTACGCCGTGACCGACGCGGTGGACAACGCCGACCTGAAGGTGCTGGCCGAAGCCACGTCGGACCTGCCGCTGGTGACCGGCGGCTCCGGCCTCGCGCTGGGCCTGCGGGCCGAGGCCCCGCGCACCGATGCCACCTCGCTGCCCCCGGTCGGTGGCCACGCCGCCGTGCTGTCGGGATCGTGTTCGGTCGCCACCAACGCGCAGGTCAACGACTGGATCGCGTCGGGCCGCCCGGCGTATCGGATCGATGCGATGCAGTTCGGTGCGGACGGGGCCCCGGACCCGGCCGAGGCCGCGCTCGCGTGGGCCGCGCCGCGGCTCGCGGGCGGACCCGTGCTGATCTATGCGACGTCGACGCCGGACGAGGTGCGTGCGGTGCAGGCGCACTTCGGCGTCGAGCAGGCCGGCGTGCTGGTGGAGGACTGCCTCGCGCGCGTGGCCTGCGGCCTCGTCGACCTCGGCGTGCGCCGGCTCGTCACCGCGGGCGGCGAGACCTCGGGCGCGGTCGTCAACGCACTCGACGTGAACCAGCTGCGCATCGGCCCGACCATCGACCCGGGCGTGCCCTGGACCCACGCCGAGCAGCGTGGGTTGCTGCTCGCGATGAAGTCCGGCAACTTCGGCACGGTGGACTTCTTCGCGAAGGCGCTGGGGCAGGTGGCCTGA
- a CDS encoding class II aldolase/adducin family protein — MDTRQLALREEICRVGRSLFERGYVHATAGNISVRLDDGAGGGHLITPTDACLGALDPARLAWVDADGVQRSGDRASKTLALHRSIYAADPAARCVIHTHSTHLVATTLTGAWRPDCLLPPITPYFVMKVGRVPLVPYHRPGDPEVARLVAGLITSARASSAPIRAVMLDRLGPNVWHDSPASAMAVLEELEETARLWLLSGRVATPLDEARIDELRRVFGAAWPAA, encoded by the coding sequence ATGGACACGCGCCAGCTCGCCCTGCGCGAAGAGATCTGCCGCGTGGGCCGCTCGCTCTTCGAGCGCGGCTACGTGCACGCCACCGCGGGCAACATCAGCGTGCGGCTGGACGACGGCGCGGGCGGCGGTCACCTGATCACGCCCACCGACGCCTGCCTGGGCGCGCTCGACCCGGCGCGGCTCGCGTGGGTCGACGCCGACGGCGTGCAGCGCTCGGGCGACCGCGCGAGCAAGACGCTCGCACTGCACCGGTCCATCTACGCGGCCGACCCGGCCGCGCGGTGCGTGATCCACACGCACTCGACCCACCTCGTCGCCACCACGCTCACCGGCGCCTGGCGGCCCGACTGCCTGCTGCCGCCGATCACCCCGTACTTCGTGATGAAGGTGGGGCGGGTGCCGCTGGTGCCGTACCACCGGCCGGGCGATCCCGAGGTGGCTCGGCTCGTCGCCGGGCTGATCACGTCGGCGCGAGCGTCGTCGGCGCCGATTCGCGCGGTGATGCTCGACCGCCTCGGCCCCAACGTGTGGCACGACTCGCCGGCGTCGGCGATGGCGGTGCTGGAGGAACTGGAGGAGACGGCGCGGTTGTGGCTGCTGTCCGGTCGCGTGGCCACGCCGCTCGACGAGGCCCGGATCGACGAACTGCGCCGCGTGTTCGGCGCCGCGTGGCCGGCGGCTTGA
- a CDS encoding GlxA family transcriptional regulator — protein sequence MIPATADVVLLAFDGVEVIDVAGPASVFSKAEALHPGRYRLHVASPAGGPVATNSGLSLGDTRALAALPAAVDTIIVAGGDEPAMRSAIVDQGVARWLRQAAPRARRMASVCSGAFALAAAGLLDGREATTHWRVCDLLQALRPQATVLRERIYVRDGPVWTSAGVTTGIELALALVEEDLGHDLAMDIARTLALPMLRGADQPQLSAALEAQAGASHRLRDLLAWIDTNLDADLSVDALAERVSMSPRHFARAFVAETGSTPARFVADARVTAASRLLDDSGWPQERIASRCGFGSVDALQRAFARRHGVTPQAWRRRSA from the coding sequence GTGATTCCTGCCACGGCCGATGTGGTGCTGCTGGCGTTCGACGGCGTGGAGGTGATCGACGTGGCGGGACCGGCCAGCGTCTTCAGCAAGGCCGAGGCCCTGCATCCGGGCCGCTACCGCCTGCATGTGGCGTCGCCCGCCGGCGGCCCCGTCGCCACCAACAGCGGGCTGAGCCTCGGAGACACGCGCGCCCTCGCCGCACTGCCCGCGGCCGTGGACACCATCATCGTGGCCGGTGGCGACGAACCCGCCATGCGCTCGGCCATCGTGGACCAGGGCGTGGCACGCTGGCTGCGTCAGGCGGCCCCGCGGGCGCGGCGCATGGCGAGCGTCTGCAGCGGCGCGTTCGCCCTCGCCGCGGCGGGCCTGCTCGATGGCCGCGAGGCCACCACGCACTGGCGCGTGTGCGACCTGCTGCAGGCGCTGAGGCCCCAGGCCACCGTGCTGCGCGAACGCATCTACGTGCGCGACGGGCCCGTGTGGACCTCGGCGGGCGTGACCACCGGCATCGAACTGGCGCTCGCGCTCGTGGAGGAAGACCTGGGCCACGACCTCGCGATGGACATCGCTCGCACCCTCGCCCTGCCGATGCTGCGCGGCGCCGACCAGCCGCAGCTGAGCGCGGCGCTCGAGGCGCAAGCCGGTGCAAGCCACCGGCTGCGCGACCTGCTCGCCTGGATCGACACGAACCTCGACGCGGACCTGTCCGTCGACGCGCTGGCCGAACGCGTGTCGATGAGCCCGCGGCACTTCGCGCGAGCCTTCGTGGCCGAGACGGGCAGCACGCCCGCGCGTTTCGTCGCGGACGCGCGGGTCACCGCCGCCTCGCGCCTGCTGGACGACAGCGGCTGGCCGCAGGAGCGCATCGCGAGCCGCTGCGGATTCGGATCGGTGGATGCGCTGCAGCGCGCATTCGCACGCCGCCACGGGGTCACGCCGCAGGCGTGGCGGCGGCGGTCCGCTTGA
- a CDS encoding DJ-1/PfpI family protein — protein MGKVFRFVLVSSIAMLLGGAATALPAAGDADRDRQVFVDAMAPHGAARPVVAVLALNEGTEMTDLLLPTAVLRRADVADVVVVAPRAGEVALYPALRVRGAISFEDFARRYPAGASHVVVPAMVDDDDPAVTGWLRQQAASGARVIGVCSGVRVVGRAGLLDGRRFSGHWYDRRTLLERHRGAVHVPDRRYVVDGPVATTTGITASVPAMLALVEALGGPARAAALAGELGVSDWGPSHDSAAFGLDTPRAFHYLVNKAAFWRGETLQVDVADGADEVALALVADAWVRTGHVSLVAVSDAAAVTLRSGLVLASSPPVAGRSRVPRETALPPVRQLDRALCEIGERHGDARRDWVMQEMEYPMPEGGLCGR, from the coding sequence ATGGGGAAGGTGTTCCGGTTCGTGCTGGTCTCCAGTATCGCCATGCTGCTGGGCGGGGCCGCAACGGCACTGCCGGCGGCAGGGGATGCGGACCGCGACCGCCAGGTGTTCGTCGACGCGATGGCGCCGCACGGTGCGGCCCGGCCGGTGGTGGCGGTGCTCGCGCTGAACGAGGGCACGGAGATGACCGACCTGCTGCTGCCCACCGCGGTGCTGCGCCGCGCGGACGTGGCCGACGTCGTGGTGGTGGCGCCGCGGGCCGGCGAGGTGGCGCTGTACCCGGCGCTGCGCGTGCGGGGGGCGATCTCGTTCGAGGACTTCGCGCGGCGGTACCCGGCCGGGGCCAGCCATGTGGTCGTGCCCGCGATGGTCGACGACGACGATCCGGCCGTGACGGGCTGGCTCCGGCAGCAGGCCGCGTCGGGCGCGCGGGTGATCGGGGTCTGCTCGGGCGTGCGCGTGGTGGGCCGCGCCGGCCTGCTCGATGGCCGGCGCTTCAGCGGCCACTGGTACGACCGGCGCACGCTGCTGGAGCGCCACCGCGGGGCCGTGCACGTGCCCGACCGCCGCTACGTGGTGGACGGCCCGGTGGCCACCACGACCGGCATCACGGCGTCGGTGCCGGCGATGCTCGCGCTGGTCGAGGCCCTCGGCGGACCTGCGCGCGCCGCGGCGCTGGCGGGCGAACTGGGGGTGTCCGACTGGGGCCCGTCACACGACAGCGCGGCCTTCGGCCTCGACACGCCGCGGGCCTTCCACTACCTCGTGAACAAGGCCGCCTTCTGGCGGGGCGAGACGCTGCAGGTGGACGTGGCGGACGGCGCGGACGAAGTGGCGCTGGCGCTGGTGGCCGATGCCTGGGTGCGAACGGGGCACGTGTCGCTGGTGGCGGTGTCGGACGCGGCGGCCGTCACATTGCGCAGCGGGCTCGTGCTCGCCTCCAGTCCGCCCGTTGCGGGGCGGTCCCGTGTGCCGCGGGAGACGGCCCTGCCTCCGGTGCGGCAGCTGGACCGCGCGTTGTGCGAGATCGGCGAGCGCCATGGCGACGCCCGGCGGGACTGGGTGATGCAGGAGATGGAGTACCCGATGCCGGAGGGCGGCTTGTGCGGTCGCTGA
- a CDS encoding flagellar basal body L-ring protein FlgH: protein MKYSFRKLAGAAGLLALVTGCASPTPLVSGPVIAPPFTPPLAIERHNNGSIFQANMASTSLFSGEVRPRSVGDSLKVDIAETVKAKREVNTDTSRENSVASKGPGSKSATGVLGSLLNLDASASGSDAFKGSGATGNSSSFTGQLAASVINVLPNGHLVVAGERSVAMNGGTSTLRFSGIVNPRDIRPGNVVASADAVNARVELVGQGDVSEAATRNWLQRVLTSSMTVW, encoded by the coding sequence ATGAAATACTCTTTCCGGAAACTCGCGGGTGCCGCCGGCCTGCTGGCCCTGGTGACCGGCTGCGCCTCCCCCACCCCGCTCGTCAGCGGCCCGGTCATCGCCCCGCCGTTCACGCCGCCCCTGGCGATCGAGCGGCACAACAACGGCAGCATCTTCCAGGCGAACATGGCCAGCACGTCGCTGTTCTCCGGCGAGGTGCGCCCCCGCAGCGTCGGTGACTCCCTCAAGGTCGACATCGCCGAAACCGTGAAGGCCAAGCGCGAGGTCAACACCGACACGAGCCGCGAGAACTCGGTGGCCTCGAAGGGCCCCGGCTCCAAGTCGGCCACCGGCGTGCTGGGCTCGCTGCTGAACCTGGACGCCTCGGCCTCGGGCAGCGATGCATTCAAGGGCAGCGGCGCCACCGGCAACAGCAGCAGCTTCACGGGCCAGCTCGCCGCCTCGGTGATCAACGTGCTGCCGAACGGCCACCTCGTCGTGGCCGGCGAACGCAGCGTCGCGATGAACGGCGGCACGAGCACGCTGCGCTTCTCGGGCATCGTGAACCCGCGGGACATCCGGCCGGGGAACGTGGTCGCCTCGGCCGACGCGGTCAACGCGCGGGTCGAGCTGGTCGGTCAGGGGGATGTGTCGGAGGCGGCCACGCGCAACTGGCTGCAGCGCGTGCTCACGAGCAGCATGACGGTGTGGTGA
- a CDS encoding response regulator: MRIHGVGASPVSRCLLVDDDTALLDAVAPYLGGFGFAVTAVETGAAMRQAVMAQEFDVVVLDVLLPDDNGLELCRWLRRTHTTPLVMLTAQGDPFSRVVGLEMGADDFVPKPFEPRELVARLNAVLRRVSREGGATAGTVPARSERFAGWSFDRLSRVLVSPSDEVVPLSNAEYRLMTVFADHAGQVLSRERLVELTTSPGADVNARSVDLMVFRLRRKLSSGPADRPLIRTVRGAGYLFDGGAGP; this comes from the coding sequence ATGCGGATTCATGGGGTGGGGGCTTCACCGGTGAGCCGCTGCCTGCTCGTCGACGACGACACCGCGCTGCTCGACGCCGTCGCCCCGTACCTCGGCGGGTTCGGCTTCGCCGTGACCGCGGTGGAGACCGGCGCGGCGATGCGTCAGGCCGTGATGGCGCAGGAGTTCGACGTGGTCGTGCTCGACGTGCTGCTGCCCGACGACAACGGCCTCGAGCTGTGCCGCTGGCTGCGGCGCACGCACACGACCCCGCTCGTGATGCTCACGGCCCAGGGCGATCCGTTCAGCCGCGTGGTGGGCCTCGAGATGGGGGCCGACGACTTCGTGCCCAAGCCGTTCGAGCCGCGTGAACTCGTCGCGCGCCTGAACGCGGTGCTGCGGCGTGTGTCGCGCGAGGGCGGCGCCACGGCCGGGACGGTGCCCGCGCGCAGCGAGCGGTTCGCGGGCTGGTCGTTCGACCGCCTGTCGCGGGTGCTCGTGTCGCCGTCGGACGAGGTGGTGCCGTTGTCGAACGCGGAGTACCGGCTGATGACGGTGTTCGCCGACCATGCCGGCCAGGTGCTGAGCCGCGAGCGGCTCGTGGAACTCACCACGTCGCCCGGGGCGGACGTGAACGCGCGCAGCGTGGACCTGATGGTGTTCCGCCTGCGGCGCAAGCTTTCCAGCGGACCGGCCGACCGGCCGCTGATCCGCACCGTGCGCGGCGCGGGCTACCTGTTCGACGGCGGGGCCGGCCCATGA